The following are encoded together in the Octopus sinensis linkage group LG15, ASM634580v1, whole genome shotgun sequence genome:
- the LOC115219712 gene encoding 40S ribosomal protein S27-like — protein MPLAKDLLHPSLEKERRKCKLKRLVQSPNSYFMDVKCPGCYKITTVFSHAQTVVLCVGCSTVLCQPTGGKARLTEGCSFRRKQH, from the exons ATGCCG CTCGCTAAAGATTTATTGCATCCTTCcttagaaaaggaaagaaggaaatgtaAACTAAAACGACTTGTACAGTCTCCGAACAGTTACTTTATGGATGTCAAATGCCCAG GCTGTTATAAAATCACTACAGTATTTAGTCATGCTCAAACTGTTGTCTTATGTGTTGGATGTTCAACTGTATTATGTCAACCCACAGGAGGCAAAGCCAGACTTACAGAAG GTTGCTCATTCAGAAGGAAACAGCACTGA
- the LOC115219713 gene encoding uncharacterized protein LOC115219713 translates to MAEFVPKEKGNPLLLFNGYLFVKEKEAGNRTYWKCQNYNKHCNCRAKTAGGEIISVSCEHNHTANPAKVEARRIAKTVKTEPEETPNSPQFVISNVASHNSTVTTPVLPLHNHTVIPANVEAPQLTGKVKIELETCDSSPPHVVSTVASDNRFASTPVLPSVSNMKRTIQQVPREKRAKCSKDFPEDPTKTKKAKFVQSEKGKPMLLVDGYLFVKDKELKNKKYWKCQNYKKYCKCRAKTDGDEVISVSGEHNHAGNPVNVEVRRFMEKIKNDSKETHDSPQYVILNAASDISNLTVPALPPLSSIKRTIRRVRQREICGLPVPNHRKDITFLDEYTKTNRGDDFLLFDSGPSEDRMLIFSTRQNLYVLDSCQNVFMDGSFKTVPVIFDQLYTIQGLKNGFCLPLIFGLLPNRKEETYIKFVKTVKTLVLFSNIDSITTDFEPTMIKAVRTEFDSVNLYGSFFHLGHCLYKKVCAFDLKEKYNTDAHFSLSIRMLLALAFVPTEQVYDAFGALVDEAVYPPEALPVVDYFEDTWLGRPCIRNGRRPPIFDLKMWSCFDRVQQNLPETNNAIEVWHRAFLHQVSANRSTIWRFIEELKREQSLNEINIEKLLSGMECESNTKECRISAKQLKKLTESFQEYTNVVDYLCAVAHNVRL, encoded by the coding sequence ATGGCTGAATTTGtaccaaaagaaaaaggaaaccccTTGTTATTATTCAATGGATACTTGTTCGTCAAAGAGAAGGAAGCTGGAAACAGAACGTATTGGAAGTGCCAGAATTATAATAAGCACTGTAACTGTCGTGCCAAAACCGCTGGTGGTGAGATTATTTCTGTTTCCTGTGAACATAATCATACTGCTAATCCAGCTAAGGTCGAAGCGCGCCGAATTGCGAAAACAGTCAAGACTGAACCCGAAGAAACACCTAACTCACCCCAGTTTGTAATTTCAAATGTAGCTTCACATAATAGCACTGTTACAACTCCAGTACTACCTTTACATAATCATACAGTTATTCCAGCTAATGTCGAAGCGCCCCAACTTACGGGAAAAGTCAAGATAGAACTTGAAACATGTGACTCTTCACCTCCGCATGTAGTTTCAACTGTAGCTTCAGATAACAGATTTGCTTCAACTCCAGTACTACCCTCAGTAAGTAACATGAAACGAACAATTCAACAAGTACCTCGAGAAAAAAGAGCCAAATGTAGTAAAGATTTTCCAGAGGACCCTACCAAAACTAAAAAAGCTAAATTTGTTCAAAGCGAAAAAGGAAAACCTATGTTGTTAGTAGATGGATATTTGTTTGTTAAAGACaaggaattgaaaaataaaaaatattggaagtgtcagaattataaaaaatattgtaaatgtcGTGCCAAGACAGATGGGGATGAGGTCATTTCAGTTTCTGGAGAACATAACCATGCCGGTAATCCAGTTAATGTTGAAGTGCGGCGATTTATGGAAAAAATTAAGAATGACTCTAAAGAAACTCACGATTCACCTCAATATGTAATTTTAAATGCTGCTTCAGATATTAGTAATCTAACAGTTCCCGCACTACCCCCGCTTAGTAGTATAAAACGGACGATTCGACGAGTGCGCCAACGAGAAATTTGCGGGTTACCTGTACCCAACCATAGAAAAGACATAACCTTTCTTGACGAATATACCAAAACAAATAGGGGAGACGACTTCCTGTTGTTTGATTCGGGCCCAAGTGAAGACAGAATGTTGATATTTTCGACCCGACAAAATCTGTATGTTCTTGATTCGTGTCAAAATGTCTTCATGGATGGCTCCTTTAAAACAGTGCCGGTAATATTTGATCAACTCTATACAATTCAAGGTCTTAAAAATGGATTTTGTCTTCCTTTGATATTTGGATTGTTACCCAATAGGAAAGAAGAAACGTACATTAAATTTGTTAAGACAGTAAAAACACTAGTACTGTTTTCAAACATTGATTCAATTACTACAGACTTTGAACCGACAATGATAAAGGCTGTCAGGACAGAATTCGATTCCGTTAATCTGTATGGTAGTTTTTTTCATTTAGGGCATTGCCTATACAAAAAGGTATGCGCCTTCGATCTAAAAGAGAAATACAACACAGATGCACATTTTTCACTAAGTATTCGCATGCTTTTAGCTCTAGCTTTTGTTCCAACAGAGCAAGTGTATGATGCATTTGGAGCGCTAGTAGATGAAGCGGTATATCCTCCAGAGGCCCTTCCAGTAGTTGACTATTTCGAAGACACGTGGCTAGGACGACCATGTATTCGCAATGGTCGCCGTCCACCTATATTTGACTTAAAGATGTGGTCCTGTTTTGACAGAGTGCAACAGAATTTACCAGAAACAAATAACGCTATTGAAGTATGGCACCGAGCATTTTTGCATCAAGTCTCGGCGAACCGGTCAACAATTTGGAGATTTATAGAAGAGCTGAAGAGAGAACAATCTTTGAACGAGATTAATATAGAAAAATTACTCAGCGGAATGGAGTGCGAATCAAATACTAAAGAATGTCGCATTTCTGCCAAGCAACTTAAAAAACTCACTGAATCGTTTCAAGAATACACCAATGTAGTCGACTATCTATGCGCAGTAGCTCATAACGTGAGACTATAa
- the LOC115219714 gene encoding deoxyuridine 5'-triphosphate nucleotidohydrolase, mitochondrial, protein MPAKQVVKFARLSQNAFIPTRGSPQAAGYDLYSAYEYTVPSKGKLLAKTDLQIALPEGCYGRVAPRSGLALKHFIDVGAGVIDQDYRGNVGVLLFNFSETDFKVNKGDRVAQLVLERIFTAELEECVSLDDTLRGEGGFGSTGAK, encoded by the exons ATGCCTGCAAAACAAGTTGTAAAATTCGCAAGACTTAGTCAAAATGCATTCATTCCAACTCGAGGATCGCCGCAAGCTGCTGGATACGACCTTTACAG TGCATATGAGTACACAGTCCCTTCTAAAGGAAAATTGCTAGCCAAAACAGATCTCCAGATAGCTTTACCTGAAGGCTGTTATGGAAGAGTGG ctCCTCGTTCAGGACTGGCTTTAAAGCATTTCATTGATGTTGGAG CTGGAGTTATTGATCAAGATTACAGAGGAAATGTTGGtgttcttcttttcaatttttctgaGACTGATTTCAAAG TCAACAAAGGGGACCGTGTTGCCCAGCTAGTGTTAGAGAGGATATTCACTGCAGAACTGGAAGAGTGTGTA AGTTTGGACGATACCTTGCGAGGCGAGGGAGGTTTTGGATCAACTGGTGCAAAGtaa